Proteins encoded within one genomic window of Carboxydocella sporoproducens DSM 16521:
- a CDS encoding ribonuclease HI family protein translates to MKAILFTDGGSRGNPGPAGCGWVLLNPEGEVLTEGCHFLGLATNNVAEYTALIKGLAAAQALGVTELVVKADSELMIRQLKGIYKVKNEGLKPLFARVKELARNFRQVTYQHIPREQNQRADALANQAMDRQASFEA, encoded by the coding sequence ATGAAGGCAATTCTGTTTACCGATGGTGGCTCCCGGGGCAATCCCGGTCCAGCGGGTTGCGGCTGGGTACTGCTAAACCCGGAGGGAGAGGTGCTGACCGAAGGCTGTCATTTTCTCGGGCTGGCAACCAATAATGTAGCTGAATATACGGCTTTGATCAAGGGACTGGCAGCAGCTCAGGCCCTGGGGGTGACTGAGCTGGTGGTGAAGGCTGATAGTGAACTGATGATTCGTCAGCTGAAAGGAATCTATAAGGTTAAAAATGAGGGTTTAAAACCTCTCTTTGCCCGGGTTAAGGAGCTGGCCCGAAATTTTCGCCAGGTCACTTACCAGCACATACCGAGAGAACAGAACCAGCGGGCCGATGCTCTGGCCAACCAGGCCATGGACAGGCAGGCGAGTTTTGAAGCTTGA